The genomic segment TTCTGAATATGAATTCCTTTTACCTTGCAGCAAGAGTACATAAAAGGGATTAGTGCTTGGAATTTCAACCTAGAGGACTTAAAAAGTCAGGCTGCACTCGTAAGTGGTTTCAATTCCCCATCCaagtttttgttattattatctgtaGGTAGTCCTAGAACTGCTTTATAGTGTTTATCTCATCAGAAATGCCTATTGTTATACCTGCAGATTCAAGATGACGATGATGCACCAAATGCAGAAGATCAAGATGGGAGCAGGAAACAAAGGGACCGGCATGATGTAGTTGGGTTATCAGCAGAGAGGATATCTCCTGAAATGCCTAGTAATTCCATTGCTGCAAGTAGCCAGGAGGTACCACTTATTACCCTAAAATGCTTTCTATACAATTCAATTGCAGCCCTTCCGTAGTTCCTTGATGCTTTGGTTAAGCTTGTACTTCAGATTTACATCCTCCTTTTACTTGTTTCAGGACGGACTTAGTGATCTTCATGAGTTGGAGAGTTCACTTGCTTCATTTCCTATTAAGCCACTTCAAGCACTCAAGTATGACATTTTTTATGCTTTCATGACCTTACTGCAAACAATTTATTGTTATAACGTAACTAGGAGGATATAGTTATTCACATTTGTCAGTCAAAAGGACTTGTAGGTCGTAATTTTTGCAAATAGAAAGCAGTATCTTGTCACAAGTTTAATAATTTAGTTTTGAAGTTATTGACTTTTTTGTTTTACCCTCTTCTTTATATACTTTATGAACATATACGTTATCTATTAGACTAAGTACTACTTCTTTTCTGGAAAAAGAAAGATTGCCAGTCTAAGTGGCTTTTGGTTATTAGCTTCTTTCCATTGTTTTTCCAACTTTTTAATTGGTACAGAGGCTGTTTTGACATTGGTGAAGCTGAGGGTACAAATGGTCCAAATTGGAAAGGTGTTACCCAGTTGGAAAGTGAACAGTTAATTACAAAGTCATCAAGAGCCATGGACCAAGATGCTGGAAGAAATGAGGGTGAGAACTCCGGGCAAAGTAGCTCTTCCACACGCCAGGTCGTTCCAGAGCATAAAAAGTTCTTGAGCGGTTCGCTAATACCTGATAGTGCCTTTTCACCTAACAAGTTTACTGGAGATGGGGACAGGTAAGCTTTCTTTAAGTGAAGTTACCCTGAACTGAAAACTGTTATCACCAAACATTACAATACTTAAAGTGGCATTTCCCAAAATATAGGAAGATATTTTTACCTCAAGCTCTAGATATGATGAGTTTCTGAATTCTATGGATTGCAAGTCTAGAGGAATCCTAGATGTATGTAGTACACTGGGACTTTATTCTTGTCTTGGTTATTGATTCTGTAGTTCAAAAGAACAttagctttttatttttatttatttatttatttatttttttatcgttTCCCATTTACTTTACTGGAAAATCTTTGTATgccaatttattttaaattgggtTTATCAATTTTGTTTTGCAGGGACTTCCCACAGCCTAAATTTCCATCTGAACGCAACTACAGTGGACCATTGTTGTACCGCCAGAGGAGAGAAACAAATAACCCTTCATCTGGTATATcctgtttttattttctttcttttctactTAGAAGTGAAGCTACTTATTTGTACACAAATGAGCTCCGTTTGGTGTCTTTGCCTCTTACTTACCAGAGGATTCATCGGAAGGAGCAGTTGTTCAGCGGGGACGCTTTAAGGTGACTTCAGCAGATCTCAGTCCCAAGGTACATCTGCTATATATTAAAACTCATATCTTCTGTGTATAAATTGACTTTGCAGCCTATTCGGTAGAATCTTCTGCTGTTGTACAATAAGCGAATAACATGCAACTTTGTACTGATAAGCAGTCTTTACTTGAAATCTTATGGCACAGTTAGGAATTGATGCATATATGGAGTGTCTATATCTCTACCTGTCTCTAATAATTTGCTGCTGTGGAATTCGTCTATCTGGAGAAATACCCTACTTAGTTGACTACCATTTGTTCGGCATTGTGTAACATGATGTATCAACAAAGTGGCATGCATCTGATTCCATCAACTGTTCTATTTTAATGTCATACTGAATAAATCATACTTCTACTAAAGGGTTATGAGTACATTCTAAAATGATTCCACTGCAGACGATGGTTTCATATCTTTTTTGTTCCTTTGCATATGGTTTGACTTGTGTTGCCTATCCATTTCATGTTCTTGTTGCTACCTTTGAAAACTTTGTGGTTTATGCTTTTGTGATCTCAGCCCACACAGTTGCTCCTGCAAACTGTCTCCTTTGAGCGTCAATGTGTATTTTAATTCGTGTGCTTTCGCGATGAATAATTAGGATGGAACCTAGCAATTTATCATCTAGGCAATGGCTTTGTAACCATTGCCATTATTTTCTCTCATTCAGGGACCTACCAACTGCACGTTTAACCTGGCCACTGGAGGTTCAACCAGTCCAACGTCGCTAAACCTTAGAGCAAGTGCAGTTCTCCCATCTCTACAATGCATTTTGCAACAGAACACCATGCAAAGGGTATGTTTGTTTTCCTTACATCTCATCTCATCTCACAGTGGTTGCCTGTCTTAAACAAGTCCCTTTATTGATAATTGCTGACAGGAAGAGATCATCAGACTGATCAAATATTTGGAGCAATCATCTGGTAGTGCCTCTATACTTGGATCGTCCACTTTTCTGCTGCTCAATTGTGGAAGAAATTATGATGCTAAAATTTACATCTTTTATACAGGTAAGCTCGGGGACTTGTCAGAGGTGGGCACCAATGACCTTTTGCAGGTAATTAATCAACCTAGCTTCTTAGTAACCATACGACCTTTCTTAATGTAATGTTCCATGGTGTCCATTTCcctattatttatgatttcctATAACCTGGATTCCATCTTATGTCAATCCCTGATTTTTCTCATGCGAGTCTCTTGTATTGGCAACCTTTTTGTGGTGCAAAAGAGGGCTTAGCCTATAGATAGGGAAAGAGATTGTGGATTCTGGGATTTTAATCTCAGCCCTGCTAAATACCACTTCTGGTGATAGAACGAACCTACTGAGCTATGCTCTGAGTTCTTGTATTGCCATAccttgttaaaaattttatttttctagaggAATGATGAAGGTGTTGCAATTGTGTTTTGCAGATACCGCCTTCTTTTGCAAGGGAAAAAGAGCTGCAATCTCAGGTGCTTCAGCTGCAACAGAGGTATGAGTTTAAGCACAAATGGtaatgattttctttatttattttacattttacttGAAAACTTCATTTCTTTTCTCAGTATTGGGAATCTCGTTGAGGAATTGCAGAGACAGAAAATGAAGAACATTCAGGTTTGCCCTTTAACCTTGAATTAAATGTATAATGTGATGCTATGCTACCTAAACTCTTCATTTTCCTTAAAGTATCTGTTTTTTATACGTGTTCAGCATGGTTGTAAAAAACTGGACCTGACTTGGTTTGGTGGTTCAACCATGTAAGTTGAGCTATTAAATTAGAAAACCGGTAAAAACCAGGAAATGGGAACTGAAAAACCAGTTGAAATGCGGTAAAATCTGTTTGTATTTTGgttaaatttggagttttttaacAAAATTGGTCCTGGTTTTTCAAGATGATATGATCttccaaatatgaaaaaaaaagaaaaaaagaaaaaagattgagCGTACATATTTTTGAACACTTACATGCATCAGACATTCATACTTGAGTCAGGTTACATGGGTTTCGTGTTATGAAATGACATATTGACAAATATAACCTTTAACGTTGATCTCTTTTGTCAATTTAACTCTTAttatttttgagcttcaaaaagagttgaattgatTTTctttataacaaaaatattgattaaaacgtaaaatttttatttttaaacatggtAACTCACATGGCATGTGGGCTTCATGCATTTTTATGAATTTCtttatgaattttgaatttttttttataattttagaattatTTGTTGAGACAACTCAGCATAAAGTGCACACATAGATTATCATGCTAACATCATTAAAAAGTTAATGTTTTAGTCAAGTAATTTTACTCTTTTTGGAAGGTAAAGGTAAATGATTAAAattgtccaaaaaaaaaaaggaatgagggttaaattgataaaaaatataaaggttaaaattttcattatgtcTTATGAAATTAATGATCTCTTAAGGATTTTTATACTTACCAAATTAGATGCTCTTGTTGTTTCAATCTATGTTACTTGGACTGTAAGGTTCGTGTAGGATATAGtgtatgtttttttcttttacctttaTAACCTCGTGCTCATTTGCCAACATGGTTGGGATATAAGTTTGAACACAACTACTTTATCATAGATCATAGAAAATGAAattaggatatatatatatagtgttgACTGGAACTtgagttgattttattttgtGTCATCACTTGCAGTTAGAGAAACAATTAAATAAAGCATTGGCCAACAACAAAAAGTGAAGGGTttgaaacaaagaaacaaaaattagaaAGCTTGGTGGAGTTGATACTTTAAACGGCGTCTGGTCCAGTGCGTAGGGTTCATAAAAAGGGTTGAAGTATAGGAGTAAGAGTGCCttcttatttttattgtattattattattttcgagTGTACCATATATAGAGATATAAcaatatgatataaatatatatggcCTTGTGTTAAAAAGCCATCCGAGTGGACGCCCCAATTTTGCAATGCCATAATCCTTGAATTTGAGTTGAGGTTGAGTCTCATGTAATGTAACTTTGTTGTAATTTATTAATTCACAATCCACAGCCACAGGATAttgtaatataaattacaatCTCTCTCCCTCCCTTCTCCATGTCTTTCATATCTCACTTTCCAACTCTGAATAAAATAAAGGTCAATTTACAGTTTTAGCCCCCTTCTTTTTAATGTAATTCTTTTTTTGGTACGGGGAAGAGGGAGTAGGTTGTTCAGATTGAAGTTGAGATTATAAGTATCAATTGAATACTTTATAACAATGCAAGTCTTTTGTTATTTTATCAATGGATTAGTTGACTgattttacataaattttatattgttattacTAAGTCTAGCATTATTATGGGATCTTAATAATTATAACTAGACCCGATCGAGATAAGAATACTTAAAAGTTGTTAAATTTACTTGTAGAACTAGAACTAGATGGATGTGGCTGGTTCCCTGATGGCAAGCGATAGTTATCTGGATGGGCTATAGCTAGGAACCCAACCGGACGGAGAGGTGATTTTTTTGTGtcacaaaatttggattgtattttagtcccttttattcaacaaatgGGTAAATTAGCCACTATTTGAGCAAAATGGCTCTACATTTTGATTTGGTgtttgtataataataaatttagccataAATCTTTACACATTTATTTGATTTGACTCTCACTTTTTATTGAAagtaagttaaaatttttaaaaaataataggaCTAAAAGGTGAAAAAGGTCTTAgtaacaaattataaaaaattatagaaaagggatttgaaaatttaatagtatCCATTTTTATTATGTAATAATACTGACCCAATAAAAAAGAATCTTATAACTATTAGATTTTAATGacttagttttgttaatttttaataagtattctTTATAACGTTTtattattacaaaatttataatttttaaataatttttaaattttaaaaggcctTAATTGATTTCTATTCATGGCTAATGGTCTTAAAAACCtttcaacattttcaaaaaaaaaaaaaatcaattatgcccttgatttttttttttttgcactcagtTGAGCCTTTCAATGATAGAATTATAATCAATTAAGCtctttgacttttaactttaatgGTCAACCTTACAAAGCAAACAACCATAGTCTTTAGGTTGTTTTCGCCAAAtggtattttatatataaaatcattaaaatgcgttaaaattgataaaaattattaaaaatcataaaaggttatagaaaattataaaaatatataaatattataaaaatatttttaaacattataaaaatattaaattgagaaatgataaaaatatagaatactataaaagaaaaaaagttatataaattttaaaaataattaaaaattaaaaaatattaaaaataaaatatataaattatgaaaaaaataaaaataaaattatggtctttttaaatatataaaattattaaaaatatttaaaaaatcaataaaattttaaaaaatattataaaatgttataaaaagtataaaaatataaaataaattaaaaatatatgaaaaataataaaaaactactTTTTTCATTTGCACGTTAACCATCGTTAACACTACAACACCTATTAAAATTATAACATACTTATTTGATCCTTGAAGCTATTTGCTGGATTGATTTTGACATAAAtgacaattaaaaattaattttggttttgggtcgattttggagagagaaatgAAAACACATCCAACAAGACGCGTTTTATGTTGATTTGGTAGGAAAGTGAGCCATGCAGGGCGTGTTTCCCTACCATGTCAAGTGAAAACTCGTCTTGCTGGACGCGCTTTCACTTTCTCTCTCCTCGATTGTTTTTAGAGttttagggtttttgttttttgtaTAAGGTTGGAAATTTGTGGGAAcaaatttttttgtgtttgtgtttgaggtAGACATTGTGAAAGCTTAAATGTATATTTAAGTTGATGGTGATGAGATAGCTCTCGGAGGCCTATACATTTCATCTGTCATGTCGGGATGGAACCATTGCTTTAGAATAGAAGCCCATCACATTGCAACTTAGGCTCTGAGTTCACGGTGCTTATACAGTCACGAGTTGAAGTATAACTAGGGCTCATACTTAACAGATGTTAATGTGCAGTCACGGGTTAGAGTACAACTGGGGAGCCCAGTTGATGGTGGTTATGCGGTCACGGGTTCAATTTCCATCTCACCAGAAGAATATGGTTTGAAAACCTGATACATAAGTTTGACATCATAATCATAGGAAAAAACTCAGGGGCTTTCTAGTATAATCACCTTAATCTTTTTGTCCATCTCCACCAAACACAATATCATTAACCCCCATCTTCTTTGAAACTTGTGATAGAGTTGGGGGTAAGAAGACTCTAAAGGGGGAGTGACTTTGTCATTGGTGAGAAGATAAAACTTGAGTCGGGGCGGCAGCGGTTGTATTTATTAATATGTTCTTTAATCACATCAATCGTTGTCGGCTTGAAAGGACTTTCATCTTTTCTCCACCACCGCAGTCACTCCCCTTGAGAGTCTTCTTGCCCCCAACTCCTTCACAGGTTTCAGAGAAGATAGAGGTTAATGATACTACATTTGGTGGAAATGGAAAAACAGATTAAGGTGATTATATTGGAAAGCCTTTGagtttttccctatgattatgatGTCAAACTTTTGTATCGGGTTTACAAACCATATTCTTCTAGTAAGGTGGAACATGAACCTGTGATCACATAACCACCGTTAATTGGGCTATCGAGTTATACTCCAAGCCGTGACCGCACATTAATATCTATCAAGTATGAGCCGATGTTATACTTTAACCCGTGACTGTATAAGCACAGTGAAGTCCAAGCTTGAGTTGTAATGTGATGGGCTTCTAAGGCAATGGTTCCATTCCGACACGACAGATGAAATGAATCAGTCTCCGAGCGCCACCGCATCATTGTGAACTCAAACACACATTAAAGCTAGCACATTGTCTCCCTCAAACACAAATAATTCTTTCCGTCAAAAAATTTCAACACTAAAAAAAACAATTGATGAGAGAATTTTTTAGGGTTGAGGGGTGGTGGCTGAGAGTGTTAAACTAAactttatttgataatatattttgaaataaaaaattaaattatttttgagtaaaattgaaaattgaaaaaaattgacaaaatgatttctcaaatgaagtctaagagataaaattttcaatctttaaaaattaaattatttttgagtaaaatttaaaattgaaaaaaattgacaaaatgatttctcaaatgaagtctaagagataaaattttcaatctttactttgaactcttagaaattttttgaatcaactttaaaatcaagttaaaatgattttaatcaagtaAGAATTCTTTCAACTAGTCAAACTGTTTTTAAAACAAGTCAATATAGCTCCAGGCCAAAAAGCACCAATACTTTTTGGGCAAGTATCGAtccagtatcgataccttttaaaaGCGGTACCAAATTAACATTCTGTTTTTCACAAATTTAGCCAAGTATCGATCCAGTATCGATACTTTTCATTTGGTATCGATAAAATTTGTCTGGTATCAATATCTTCATCTCCAACGATAACTGAATTATGCATTTAATGCAAAAATTATCGATATCTTTTTAGCTAGTATCGGTACTCattgttgtaggtgaattaaATGCACTACTTTTAACATCCTTAATTGTACATATCTGCAACATCCATAACAATTAGAAATCAATAAGGGGTATAAATACCAGGTTCTAAAGATCTTACAACAAGAAGAGAGATAATTTAAGCCTAAAAGATCAATCAATCAACCTTTGTACTCAACTTTCATACTTTTCGTGtacacacttgtgagctttcattgttATTCTTTCAACTCAAGTGTATTCTTGTTTATTAGTGCATAATTGGCAAACAATTCAATCTTGTAAGGATTTCTTCTTAGTTTGCTATTTGTGTTTACTCTTTGAGAGGGCTTgtgtcttaaggtttgggtagaaacttTAAGGGattttgtaaggttaaaccttatcctcaaaggttatcaaattagtgGATTTGGAAAAATCTTTaattgtggaaagctaaggtagtaaAGTAGGAAATTGGGGCCGAACCACTATAAATCGAAGTGTTCATTGTTTCTATCTTTTTCTTAGCAACCACAAATTTTTAATAGGCCAATTTACCTCTCTCTTGGAGATTTCGAGTTGAACTATCGAGCTAAGAATTTGTATTATAGCTAGCGTCTTTTAGATGGTTCAACAATGAAAGATGAGATCCTTGAGGAAGCTCAACAATCATCAACTCAATTCATATGATGACGTCTATTTCCCAATGGACTAAAATCATCAGCTCATCAATGGGCCAAAATCCTATGGGAAGACTATTggaaaaaaatgggtttggaaaatgcaatggaaaaaaaattaagaggaaacagagtttcaaatttttttttccaaaataagatcttgattgtgatatctaaagtaataaacacttaatcaaaattgtaccttttcaattcgtctaggatgagtgcttcgaccaagtagtcttctcggttatcctcaagctcatgtctactaagtgtgggctcgcttcgaattagaaattttttcacAAAAGTTAACagtggggtaatttcataatttctctaaacttttgggtcaagttgtaaattagaaaaatatctctagaaattttctaaaataatctctgtagagaattttctctctacaactttctcttgaattcaagtcactaaaaaataattacccaaggctctctttatatagggagagtttagagagctcaactatgattaaacttaatcactttaatattaaattaatataatatttatcaaggtaaatattagattaaatttaatattaaatcttattaaaataatagaatatttatctacaagataaacattagcttaaatttaatattaagataatcactttaatattaaattaataaaaaactattaagataagtattaaattaaatttaatattaaactattaaaataatattatttttggaatagttaatctgaaatcaaattctctggtagagtcctagtaggagtgtaactcttccactgttTAACCATCAAAGACCAACCGCCACCGATAACCGGGACGCTGCTGTCATAGCCGCCGGCACCGATTGTCCGGTGATGCAAGTGCGACATCTTTACGGCACCCTAAGTTGGTTTGATTGTTGCCGGCTCAATCTAGTTCAGTGATGACCCGATCGGTCCAGTCTAGCCATCGGTTGGACCGTCGACTCGGTTTGACCAGTTTTTAGGTTTTAATCTCAGTTTTGGGCTCCCAAGCCTAATTTacaatctcaggtccaattttcaagtttaattacccattgggccaattgtctaacttgaaaattaatttctaaaaacatcatattaattttaattaatttgattaatttaattttacttgatcaaaattaatttttttcaaaaatcacttagattttctaaattaatttttcaagaaaattctttaataaaattcaattctctagttgaacaattttcATGACtatctaatttaatttcacatggAATAAATCGActttattaaattatttccaaagacgtagaattttcttcttatttaaatgcagtctgatcgagcttttgttgagctagcggagggaccaatcagacatatacaattaggctttagtgattgcaattatgtccaaaagcattgttccgataattcgcaattacttaatcattgAGTTAGTCCATAAGAAGTACCataattgaaaactccttattttatactctttacaaaaacaattcatccaactgtttcgtctaatgacctcatcatgtgtgtgttagcctcatatgatatcattgattcttttgagttaaatccgttcacttaatacaatcctattttttATCTGATTGTCACTAttttgtcttcttaatgattaatatgatcattgtcaacaaatgactgtgataaattactcgtttgagaacaagcaacccgtggccacgttccatatttatcaattgacataatgccaatgagaggatatcattaactctttaatggatctatgaattccactattgttaGTAAATCCATGCCACACACAAGTCACGTACCCAACATACTGACTatgggctcaatcatctttagagcataagcctccacttatatcaaatcaCATGAGTTGCAtgcgcatggtcagtgactaactcaagatttaggtaaatcaaaCCATGAACGTGACAAGTgtattaattcacaaacggattcagaattaattcatattaggtccagtctaatgtatcattctaccaatgaatacaacTATGTGTCTACTtgtggagtcaactactccggtagccaagactagccatctcccaaattagaattgtagacgacatagtaatccttcttagtatttaaagaaaatgctcactttgattcttttacgggattacagacttatttaaattatctactaaagtaagttgtctttttcgcaatgtaaacgttcttacaatgccacttatcttcagtttgaacttagacaatcaatgagctaatatttgcttgtcacaattttgctatgcattgaaaatataaaagatagaaatacaaaagacataatagtgaaatgtgaaattaaatttatttatttattcattattcaaataaatagaaaataattacatgtttactacaatatggacacatttctcaACAAAGACCTATCCCAATGAAGAAGTTATGAGGAAGATGCTCTAAAGCTTTCCTAAATCTTGGGAAGCCAATGTGACCGCAATTAAAGAAGCAAAGAATTTAGAAACATTGACTTTGGATGAGTTCATCGGTTCTTTGATCACACATGAAATGATGCTCAACGATGGGGTATAAGAAGCTAAGAATGAGAAGAAAAATGTTAATGTTGCACTTAAATCCACCACTAATGAAAATAGTGAATCAAGTGAAGAGGTGGATTAAGAAAAAAGATGGCCATGTTTGCTAGGAGATTCAAGAAATTTATGAGGTCCAATAGAGGGAGAAAGTTCCAAAAGAAGGAATGACTCAAGATTGAATCTACCAAGGAGAAGGACCCTATCATATGTTATGAATGCAAGCAGTCAGGACACATCAAGTTTGATTGTCCCCAATGGAAGAAAATCGGGTCAAGTAAACAAAAGCTCAAGGCTCATGTTGCTACTTGGAGCGATGATGAATCATCTGACAATGAAGATCAAGAAGTAGCCAACCTTTGCCTTATGGCCATTGATGGTTCTAAGGTAACTTCTAACTCATCTATTCTAATTTCCTATTCCTTTGATGAGCTACAAGATGCCTATGATGAATTAGGCTTGGACTTTGAAACTATGGtttcaaaatataagaaaactatttcaaaattaaaagatgaaaatagtTCACTTTGCAAGGCCAATCATGAACTCGAAATTAAATTCATGATATGCAAGCAATTATAaatgattttgagaaaaagaaCTAAGACTTACATAATTTGCTTTCAAAGGTTCATGATGATCATCAAAAGCAACTTGAGttgcttgaaaaagaaaaagctttaTATAACAAATTTTCTCCAAAAAGTTTTAGAAAGAGAGACAATTCAAAAGCAAACTTTGTTAAATCAAgctttaatttctataaacatagAGGTCCCTCAAGGTTTTATAAAGGAAAAATTGTTACGAGTATATGTGTCCCTAAAAATCTTATTGTTACTCAAGAAAAATAAATGCTTTCAAAATAGATTCCTAAAGggacaaaaattttggaaactaaTAGTTATGGACCCAAAATAATTTGGgtaccaaaaacaaaaatttaattctatatttgtaGGAATAGGAGTATTGGTGACAACTCCAAAAGACAAATAGAAGGAATTGActttattagtaaaaaaaaaaaactcttcaaTTCTTATTGAAAGTATTTTGTATGTCAAAATTTTTAAGTATAATCTATTTAGTAGTAGTCAATTGTGTGATAAAGGTCTCAATGTCATTTTTGAGTCTAATGAATGTAAAGTAATTGACATTGTGTTTAATAAAATTATGCTTGTAGGACATAGGATAGAAAATACTTATATAGTGCATTTAGATGACTTGCATGATTCATTCATATGCCTTgttgctaaaaatgaaaataactcTTTGTTGTGACATAAAAAACTAGGATGTGCTAGCATGAacattttgtataaatttggaggAATTGGAGGACATAGGATAAAGTAATTGACATTGTGTTTAATAAGATTATGCTTGTAGGACATAGGATAGGAAATACTTATATAGTGCATTTAGATGACTTATATGATTCATTCATATGCCTTgttgctaaaaatgaaaataacttTTTGTTGTGACATAGAAAACTAAGACGTGCTAGCATAAGCATTTCGTATAAATTAGCTAAAAATAACTTAGTTATGGGTTTGCCTAAAATTGAATTTGACTTAGATAAAATTTGTGATGCATGTGTTAAGGGTAAACATAGAAGACTTTCCTTTAAACCTATTAAAGATGTATTAACTAGTAGAACTCTTCAACTAATTCACATATACTTATTTGGTCTTATTAGAACAACTAGCTTGGGTGGAAAATAATATGCATTTGTGCTTGTTGATGACTATTTTAGGTTTACTTGGGTTATTTTCTTAATTACTAAAGATGAGACATTAGAAAATTCATCATATTttcaaaaatgaatcaaaatgaaaaatgttacTCTATCACTAGTGTTAGAAGTGACCATGGAACCAAATTTCAAAATCTtcgttttgaaatttttttacaacTAAAATGAAATTAGTCATAATTTTTCTACACCTAGAACCACTTaacaaaatggagttgttgagaggaaaaataaaactttagaagAAATGGCTAGAACTATGCTTTGTGAAagtaatttaccaaaatatttttgggTGGAAGCCACAAACATTGCTTTCTATATTGTTAATAGAGTAATGATTAGGCCTATTTT from the Gossypium hirsutum isolate 1008001.06 chromosome D09, Gossypium_hirsutum_v2.1, whole genome shotgun sequence genome contains:
- the LOC107892286 gene encoding serine/threonine-protein kinase BLUS1 isoform X1, encoding MEQPFEKRFPVNAKDYKLYEEVGEGVSATVYRALCIPLNEIVAIKVLDLEKCNNDLDGIRREVQTMSLIDHPNLLRAHCSFATGHNLWVVMPYMAGGSCLHIMKSAFPEGFEEPVIATLLREVLKALVYLHSHGHIHRDVKAGNILVDSNGAVKLADFGVSACMFDTGDRQRSRNTFVGTPCWMAPEVMQQLHGYDFKADIWSFGITALELAHGHAPFSKYPPMKVLLMTLQNAPPGLDYERDKRFSKSFKELVAACLVKDPKKRPTSEKLLKHNFFKHARSYDYLVRTILDGLAPLGERFRVLKTKEADLLVQNKALYEDKEQLSQQEYIKGISAWNFNLEDLKSQAALIQDDDDAPNAEDQDGSRKQRDRHDVVGLSAERISPEMPSNSIAASSQEDGLSDLHELESSLASFPIKPLQALKGCFDIGEAEGTNGPNWKGVTQLESEQLITKSSRAMDQDAGRNEGENSGQSSSSTRQVVPEHKKFLSGSLIPDSAFSPNKFTGDGDRDFPQPKFPSERNYSGPLLYRQRRETNNPSSEDSSEGAVVQRGRFKVTSADLSPKGPTNCTFNLATGGSTSPTSLNLRASAVLPSLQCILQQNTMQREEIIRLIKYLEQSSGKLGDLSEVGTNDLLQIPPSFAREKELQSQVLQLQQSIGNLVEELQRQKMKNIQLEKQLNKALANNKK
- the LOC107892286 gene encoding serine/threonine-protein kinase BLUS1 isoform X2 → MEQPFEKRFPVNAKDYKLYEEVGEGVSATVYRALCIPLNEIVAIKVLDLEKCNNDLDGIRREVQTMSLIDHPNLLRAHCSFATGHNLWVVMPYMAGGSCLHIMKSAFPEGFEEPVIATLLREVLKALVYLHSHGHIHRDVKAGNILVDSNGAVKLADFGVSACMFDTGDRQRSRNTFVGTPCWMAPEVMQQLHGYDFKADIWSFGITALELAHGHAPFSKYPPMKVLLMTLQNAPPGLDYERDKRFSKSFKELVAACLVKDPKKRPTSEKLLKHNFFKHARSYDYLVRTILDGLAPLGERFRVLKTKEADLLVQNKALYEDKEQLSQQEYIKGISAWNFNLEDLKSQAALIQDDDDAPNAEDQDGSRKQRDRHDVVGLSAERISPEMPSNSIAASSQEDGLSDLHELESSLASFPIKPLQALKGCFDIGEAEGTNGPNWKGVTQLESEQLITKSSRAMDQDAGRNEGENSGQSSSSTRQVVPEHKKFLSGSLIPDSAFSPNKFTGDGDRDFPQPKFPSERNYSGPLLYRQRRETNNPSSEDSSEGAVVQRGRFKVTSADLSPKGPTNCTFNLATGGSTSPTSLNLRASAVLPSLQCILQQNTMQREEIIRLIKYLEQSSGKLGDLSEVGTNDLLQIPPSFAREKELQSQVLQLQQSIGNLVEELQRQKMKNIQN